The following proteins come from a genomic window of Salvia hispanica cultivar TCC Black 2014 chromosome 4, UniMelb_Shisp_WGS_1.0, whole genome shotgun sequence:
- the LOC125222366 gene encoding RNA-binding protein 12-like, producing the protein MFHSIIILSLTCLALSAAQPATHISVLGSVYCDVCSQNTFSNHSYFLPGVDVNIECKMKRRWARSREDISFSVNRSTDRFGIYRVEIPCVDGSVDCTRHPTIQSLCKATLLPLSAPITTCNLPAVKTISSHITLRSNRTNACTYTLGALTYKPPQRNLTLCGIPSPTLFNTSKFFFPPYSVFPWPPLPPLPQLPPLPQLPPLPQLPPLPQLPPLPQLPPFPYFPFPPNPPSLPFPFPSVPPPPASPPMFNFWDPNTWFPHPPPTNP; encoded by the exons ATGTTTCATTCCAtcatcattctctctctcacatgtTTGGCCCTCTCCGCAGCTCAGCCCGCCACGCACATTAGCGTGCTAGGTTCTGTATATTGCGACGTATGTTCTCAGAATACTTTCTCCAACCATAGCTACTTCTTGCCAG GTGTCGATGTTAACATCGAGTGCAAAATGAAAAGAAGATGGGCAAGGAGCAGGGAAGATATATCATTCTCAGTGAACAGAAGCACAGATAGATTTGGAATCTACAGAGTGGAGATTCCTTGTGTTGATGGAAGCGTCGACTGCACCCGACATCCCACCATCCAGTCACTGTGCAAGGCAACTTTGCTCCCTCTCTCCGCACCCATCACCACCTGCAATCTCCCAGCCGTGAAAACCATTTCATCGCACATTACACTAAGATCAAACCGAACCAATGCCTGCACCTACACCTTAGGCGCCTTGACTTACAAACCACCACAGAGAAATCTCACTCTTTGTGGGATTCCCAGTCCAACATTATTCAATACTTCCAAGTTTTTCTTTCCTCCTTACAGCGTATTCCCTTGGCCACCGTTGCCTCCACTTCCTCAGCTCCCCCCGCTGCCTCAACTTCCGCCACTGCCTCAGCTTCCACCACTGCCTCAACTTCCACCATTGCCTCAGCTTCCCCCTTTCCCTTATTTCCCATTTCCTCCAAATCCTCCGTCTTTGCCTTTTCCATTTCCATCTGTTCCTCCTCCTCCTGCATCACCACCGATGTTCAATTTCTGGGATCCGAATACATGGTTTCCGCATCCTCCCCCTACCAATCCATAG
- the LOC125222365 gene encoding glucose-6-phosphate 1-dehydrogenase, chloroplastic-like: MGASTISISSHCCSSSSPYPNLSSLSSHQNPNNFLFPATSPKLTTASLQFNSTAFPSIASMQDGSLAATVAGLQNEAPLKKLKDGLTSVKENTQLSNFDVNDGRSTTSITVVGASGDLAKKKIFPALFALYYEDCLPEHFTIFGYARSKMTDAELRNMVSKTLTCRIDKSENCGEKMEQFLQRCFYHSGQYDSQENFAELDKILKEHEAGRVSNRLFYLSIPPNIFVDAVKCASLSASASAGWTRVIVEKPFGRDSESSAALTKSLKQYLDEDQIFRIDHYLGKELVENLSVLRFSNLIFEPLWSRQYIRNVQLIFSEDFGTEGRGGYFDHYGIMRDIMQNHLLQILALFAMETPVSLDAEDIRNEKVKVLRSMRPIRVDDVIIGQYKSHTKGGVSYPGYTDDKTVPKNSLTPTFAAAALFIDNARWDGVPFLMKAGKALHDKRAEIRVQFRHVPGNLYNRNFGTDLDLATNELVIRVQPDEAIYLKINNKVPGLGMRLDRSNLNLLYKARYSKEIPDAYERLLLDAVEGERRLFIRSDELDAAWALFTPVLKDLEEKKKIPEYYPYGSRGPVGAHYLAARYNVKWGDLGVDE; the protein is encoded by the exons ATGGGCGCAAGTACCATCTCTATCTCCAGCCACTGCTGTTCTTCATCTTCGCCTTATCCCAATTTGTCCTCTCTTTCGTCTCACCAAAAtcccaataattttttatttcctgcCACTTCTCCTAAACTAACTACTGCTTCTTTGCAATTCAACTCCACCGCTTTTCCTTCTATAGCTTCCATGCAAGATG GTTCTTTGGCTGCAACAGTTGCTGGATTGCAAAATGAAGCTcctttgaaaaaattgaaagatggGCTGACGTCAGTTAAAGAGAACACGCAGCTTAGTAATTTTGATGTTAATGATGGTAGATCAACCACGAGTATTACTGTTGTAGGGGCCTCTGGGGATCTTGCAAAGAAGAAGATATTTCCTGCTCTTTTTGCACTATACTATGAGGATTGCCTACCTGAG CATTTCACTATCTTTGGTTATGCCCGTAGTAAGATGACAGATGCTGAACTAAGAAATATGGTTAGCAAGACTCTTACTTGCAGAATTGATAAGAG CGAAAATTGTGGTGAAAAGATGGAGCAGTTCCTACAAAGATGTTTCTACCACTCTGGTCAATATGATTCTCAGGAGAATTTTGCTGAGCTTGATAAGATACTAAAGGAGCATGAG GCTGGTCGGGTTTCAAATCggctattttatttatctatccCACCAAACATATTCGTAGATGCTGTAAAATGTGCCAGTCTCTCTGCTTCTGCTTCTGCTGGCTGGACTAGGGTCATTGTTGAAAAACCATTTGGCCGGGATTCTGAATCTTCGGCCGCTTTGACTAAATCTTTAAAGCAATATCTGGACGAGGATCAGATTTTTAG GATAGATCATTACCTAGGAAAGGAGCTAGTGGAGAACCTGTCTGTCCTTCGCTTCtcaaatcttatttttgaACCCTTATGGTCAAGACAGTATATAAGGAATGTTCAATTGATATTCTCCGAGGACTTTGGCACTGAAGGAAGGGGAGG CTACTTTGACCACTACGGAATCATGAGAGACATAATGCAAAATCATCTGCTCCAAATATTGGCCCTCTTTGCCATGGAAACACCTGTCAGTTTGGATGCTGAAGATATCAGAAATGAAAAG GTTAAAGTTTTGCGCTCCATGAGACCTATAAGAGTCGATGATGTAATCATAGGGCAGTATAAGAGTCACACAAAAGGAGGCGTCTCATACCCGGGATATACAGATGACAAAACCGTTCCCAAAAATAGTTTAACCCCAACTTTTGCTGCTGCTGCACTTTTTATTGATAATGCAAGATGGGATGGTGTGCCTTTTTTAATGAAAGCTGGAAAAGCTTTACATGATAAAAG GGCTGAAATAAGGGTGCAGTTCAGACATGTACCTGGTAATTTATACAATCGAAACTTCGGGACTGATCTGGACCTAGCAACAAATGAGCTTGTAATCCGGGTTCAGCCTGATGAAGCTATTTATTTGAAGATTAATAACAAAGTCCCGGGACTAGGGATGAGATTGGACCGAAGCAATCTTAATCTTCTTTATAAAGCAAG GTACTCTAAGGAGATACCTGATGCGTATGAGAGACTTCTACTGGATGCTGTTGAGGGTGAGAGGAGACTCTTCATCAGGAGTGACGAATTAGATGCTGCGTGGGCACTTTTCACCCCTGTATTGAAGGATCtcgaagaaaagaaaaagattcCCGAGTATTATCCTTATGGAAGTCGAGGACCAGTAGGGGCTCATTACCTTGCAGCCAGATACAACGTTAAGTGGGGTGATCTTGGGGTTGACGAATAG